The sequence CTCTTCCCACTCTTTCAGCGAGGCATTTAAGACCGCCGCTGATTATAGCAATTTTAAAGCCTTTTTGCCTTAAGAATTGGAAAAGCTCATCAACGCCTTCAAAATATTCAACTGAATTTGCCCATTCCATAATTTCTTCTCTCGTCCTTCCCTTCCAGAGAGAAGCATCTAACCTTGCCCACGTTGGGTAGTCAAACTCTCCCGCAAAAAACCTCTCAGCATATTCCTTTCCTTTGTCCCAAGTGCCAAACTTCTTATGAAGCTCAACCCAACTCGATTTGGATTTTACCAAGGTTCCTTCGAGGTCAAATGCTATAAGGTACATTTCATTCCCTCCATCCGTATTCCCCTACTAGCGGCACAAAAGCTACTCCCCCGTGGTTTTTTATCTTGATCTTGTTGTCTTCGCTTATTTTTATGACTTCAAGGAGCTCCTGCCACAGGTGGTAGCTTCCTACGGGGATTAACATTTTGCCACCAACTTTAAGCTGTTCTATTAATGGTTCGGGAATCTTGGGGGCTCCAGCGGTAACGATTATTCTATCATAGGGTGCCTTTGGAGGGAATCCCTTGGTTCCATCGCCGAGGATTACATGCACTTTATTCTTGTAGCCGGCCCTTTCGAGGTTTCTTCTGGCAAATTCAACGAGTTCGGGAATTCTTTCTATTGTGTAGACGTCTCGTTTAACGAGTTCATAGATTAAGGCGGCATTCCATCCGCTTCCGGTTCCCACTTCAAGGACGTTCATTCCCTCCTCCAACTCGGCAAGCTCAAACATTATAGCGACCATATGAGGGGCACTTATTGTCTGTCCGGCGGGAATTGGAAGGGGCTCATCAACGTGAGCATATTCCTTATACCTCTCAGGGACGAACTTGTATCTGGGAACCCTAAGAAATGCCCTCTTTACTTTTTCACTCTTGATAATCCCCTCTCGCTCAAGATTTTCAACAAGCCTCATCCATTTTCTATACAGTTCATTCTCTTCCATAAGCCTCACATATAAAAATTGCAAAAGAGGGATTTTAAGTTTATGGAAGTTATTCCCCTTCGTAACCTCTGTAAATCTCGAGGCTTCTGCTTGCCCTTGCCCTTATCGGCCTCCCCATGATTCTAACTATTTTATCTGCTTTAGCTTTCCCGTGCCTTAGCATCTTACTCTCTGTTTTTATCTTCTCTATCTTGAACGTATAGCCTCCGACCTCAAGAACTTCTCCAACCGCAAACTCTTCATTTCTGTCAACTTTGACTTTAAATGACTGAGTAATGCCCTTGGGGAGGTAGATGGAAACTCCGATGACCTTTGGATAGGTCAAGCTTTCTCCCCAAAGCGTTTTAACTTCTCTTATTGGAGCTTTTTTGACCCTTTTGTTCTCCTCCAGTTCAATTCCAGTAATTCTGACTTCGTCGTCCTCGAGTTCCACTATATCTCCAATTTTTATCTCCTCATCCTCAGGAAGCTCTGCAAACTTCTTGAAGCTCCTTTCATGTTTGCTGACTATTACCGGGACTTTAATGAGCTTGCTTAATGTGATCTGCCACACGTAACCACACTCATTGCACCTTAATTTGACTTCCCTTCCTCTCTCCGATAACACTTCAACTTCCTCGCTTCCGCATTCAGGACATACAAAATACTCTTCCATTTTCACTCACCTTCCTGCTTTGGATGGTTTCTCTTTATAAAGATTAGCTCAGCTTTCCTTTAACCTGACGAGATATGTTCTTCCCTCTTTAACTCTCTCTATTAACCCTTTCTTTTCCATATCCCTTAGCAGAAGGCTTACCTTTGCCTTTGAAAAGCCAAGCCGCTTTACAAGTTCACTCTGGTGGAGTGGGCCTTCTTTAAGCAGTTCAAGAACCTTCTCTTCATCCGACCTCAGGTTAACAACACTTTTTTCTCTCCCATTATAGAGGATTCCAGCAAAGAAACCGCCCAAGAAGGCTATAAAAATCGTTGCCAAAAATGTCATTAATGGGAACTGATTCTTTACCTCTTCCGAGAATCCCACTATAAAGTAAAACTCCTCCTCTGGCCTAACGTCTGCTTTTTTCCATTCCAAAATCAAGGCATTTCCCATGCTTTCAACTTTATCTGGGGACGGAACTATGGGAGACAAAATTGCATAACCTTTAGGGGCGTACAGTCTTGCATAGAAATATCCTACTGGTTGATTGAATTTGACATAATATGAAAACTGCTCCCTCCCATTCACTTCTTGTAGCATTCCTTCGGAGTAAAAGCTTATTCTTATCTTTAATCTGCTCCCGGGCGAAACCTCGGGGAATTCAATATAGATGGCATTTATATCCCCCACAATTTTGGAAACACTTATGTTGGCTATCTGAGTCTTACCGTTGATTTCAATTATCGCCTCTGGACTTTCAATTGGGTATTCAGAGTAGAAGGTGTAATGAGAAATTGGCACGTTTGGAGACATCAAAAGCTCAATTGTCTCTTTAACCCTATAATCATCTAGGATATCAAAATAAAGGGAATAGCTATCTAAGTTGTATTCATATTCTTGGGAAGCCGCAGAGGCGGGAAACAACAGCAGGGAAAGAAATAGGACTACTAGAGCTGACTTCCCTCTTGCGGATTTTTTATTTTTAACAGTGGACATACTTCCATACACTCCCCGCAGTGAATGCACTTAGCAGAGTCAACTTCTATCTTTCTCGTATGTGGGTTTATTCTTAAAGCATTTTCTGGGCATTTTCCAACACATACCCCGCACCCAACACACTCATATGCCCTCTTTATCAGGTGATATGCCCTTATGGCATTTTCCCTGCTCTTTGCTCTAACTTCCTCCGTCGTAAACAAGATATCCCCTATTCTTAGTGCGTTTTCCTCCCTGCTTACTTCCCCTAATATTGGGGCCACTTCCTCGATTCTCTCCAAGATTATTTTCGTGTTTATTTTGAGAACAAACTCTCCATCTCTTTCTTCAAACGAATACTTTACAGGCTCCCAGGTTCTCTTTTCTGGAATTTCAACTCCGAGTTTTCTTGCGATGGCTTTTTCTCCTTTAGTTAACCGCCTCCATCTCCAGAAGCCGTATGTTATCCATTCTTCTGGCATTCCAAAGCGGTCTTTCCACTTCCTGAGTTCGTCTTCCCACTTTTTCCATAGTTCTGGTTTCTCTTCCTTTAGCGTTTGAATTTCAGCCAAAGAAGAGCTGGGGCACATAAAACATCCGATTCTGTCCAGACGATTTTCATAAAGGGGATTGTATTTCAGCTTACGGGAGAATATGTAGAGCCACACCTCAAGAGCGTTCCAGTGGAAAATAGGAGAAGCTCCGATTTCATTTGGTACCCATGGGTTTCTCCATACCCTCGGCTGTTTGTATCTCTGTATGCTTTCATACTTTCTCTGGCCGACAAACATTAGGACACCTTCTGGATAGTGCTCCTTTATCGTTAACGTTATTGGGCCAAGCTTCGTGACCTTACAGCACCACCTGTAGTCCCTTCCCGGAGGGGAAAATACACTAAGAGCATTCCAGAAGGCATTGCCCGCATCCGCTACAATGAATTTTATGTTTTTCTTCTTGAGCTCTTTTTCCATTTCTTTTACGTACTCAATGGTCTCTGGGAACTCTATTCCGGTGTTATTGAAGAATACTGCAAAATCTCCCCCAAATTCCTCAAGAGCCAAACCCAAAACAGCCAGACTGTCTTTTCCACCGCTGAATGCAACGGCC comes from Thermococcus aggregans and encodes:
- a CDS encoding HAD-IB family phosphatase, which gives rise to MYLIAFDLEGTLVKSKSSWVELHKKFGTWDKGKEYAERFFAGEFDYPTWARLDASLWKGRTREEIMEWANSVEYFEGVDELFQFLRQKGFKIAIISGGLKCLAERVGRELKADFVYANELVFDEEGKVTGEVLPWVDFKNKGDILLELKEKLKPKLTIAVGDGHNDIAMFKVADVSIAINPHEGVKGDYLARDLYEVKEIIEKVLKEKG
- a CDS encoding protein-L-isoaspartate(D-aspartate) O-methyltransferase, with protein sequence MEENELYRKWMRLVENLEREGIIKSEKVKRAFLRVPRYKFVPERYKEYAHVDEPLPIPAGQTISAPHMVAIMFELAELEEGMNVLEVGTGSGWNAALIYELVKRDVYTIERIPELVEFARRNLERAGYKNKVHVILGDGTKGFPPKAPYDRIIVTAGAPKIPEPLIEQLKVGGKMLIPVGSYHLWQELLEVIKISEDNKIKIKNHGGVAFVPLVGEYGWRE
- a CDS encoding HVO_0476 family zinc finger protein; translation: MEEYFVCPECGSEEVEVLSERGREVKLRCNECGYVWQITLSKLIKVPVIVSKHERSFKKFAELPEDEEIKIGDIVELEDDEVRITGIELEENKRVKKAPIREVKTLWGESLTYPKVIGVSIYLPKGITQSFKVKVDRNEEFAVGEVLEVGGYTFKIEKIKTESKMLRHGKAKADKIVRIMGRPIRARASRSLEIYRGYEGE
- a CDS encoding helix-turn-helix transcriptional regulator translates to MSTVKNKKSARGKSALVVLFLSLLLFPASAASQEYEYNLDSYSLYFDILDDYRVKETIELLMSPNVPISHYTFYSEYPIESPEAIIEINGKTQIANISVSKIVGDINAIYIEFPEVSPGSRLKIRISFYSEGMLQEVNGREQFSYYVKFNQPVGYFYARLYAPKGYAILSPIVPSPDKVESMGNALILEWKKADVRPEEEFYFIVGFSEEVKNQFPLMTFLATIFIAFLGGFFAGILYNGREKSVVNLRSDEEKVLELLKEGPLHQSELVKRLGFSKAKVSLLLRDMEKKGLIERVKEGRTYLVRLKES
- a CDS encoding phosphoadenosine phosphosulfate reductase domain-containing protein, which translates into the protein MRKGPVFLGKAHIYWCEECNVPLISEKCDIHGEGFRVDLTPPADVRFAFKKDIEFIRREFKAHYGVDIGEIIDGKIVLLNKTPGEDDVYEIILDGYIFGWLRFDPLELKWKPGLKIEGATALWKHFGKKMKKWVIVDKGAKEPIKNGANVLPVGVIEAEESIRVGDDVIVVCDDEVIATGIAKKDYEKLIDKTERGTGIKTRHQRKVQYREGKTATMGDVIKANKSALEERVKEARSFMRKTAQSINKPMAVAFSGGKDSLAVLGLALEEFGGDFAVFFNNTGIEFPETIEYVKEMEKELKKKNIKFIVADAGNAFWNALSVFSPPGRDYRWCCKVTKLGPITLTIKEHYPEGVLMFVGQRKYESIQRYKQPRVWRNPWVPNEIGASPIFHWNALEVWLYIFSRKLKYNPLYENRLDRIGCFMCPSSSLAEIQTLKEEKPELWKKWEDELRKWKDRFGMPEEWITYGFWRWRRLTKGEKAIARKLGVEIPEKRTWEPVKYSFEERDGEFVLKINTKIILERIEEVAPILGEVSREENALRIGDILFTTEEVRAKSRENAIRAYHLIKRAYECVGCGVCVGKCPENALRINPHTRKIEVDSAKCIHCGECMEVCPLLKIKNPQEGSQL